From a region of the Mercurialis annua linkage group LG1-X, ddMerAnnu1.2, whole genome shotgun sequence genome:
- the LOC126679818 gene encoding transcription factor bHLH96-like, with protein MALDAVVYPQDYSFSSYGFKDCYSGAGEAFGYDFDFQEDDKSFLGILETNNIEQQSDHKWENPDSSPENPVLEPPPQPLPTAATTGRKKRRRTRSTKNKEEIENQRMTHIAVERNRRKQMNEYLAVLRSLMPSSYVQRGDQASIIGGAINFVKELEQLLQTMEVHKNTKLQKPNGHLNGGFSSPFSDFFTFPQYSTRTPATGEESLASVGDQNQWAVADIEVTMMESHANLKILSKKRARQLLKIVAGLQGLRLSVLHLNVTTVDSMVLYSVSVKIEEGCHLNTVDDIAAAVNQMLHRVYEEEAGFS; from the exons ATGGCTCTTGATGCTGTTGTGTACCCACAAGACTACTCGTTTAGTAGTTACGGGTTTAAAGATTGCTATTCCGGAGCTGGAGAAGCTTTCGgatatgattttgattttcaagaAGATGATAAATCTTTTCTTGGGATTCTTGAAACCAATAATATAGAGCAACAGTCGGATCATAAATGGGAAAATCCAGATTCTTCACCTGAAAATCCAGTCCTCGAACCACCACCGCAGCCGTTACCGACTGCTGCCACCACTGGGCGGAAGAAGCGAAGACGGACGAGGAGCACGAAGAACAAGGAGGAGATAGAGAATCAAAGGATGACTCACATTGCTGTTGAACGGAACCGGAGGAAGCAAATGAATGAATATTTAGCTGTACTCAGGTCTCTGATGCCTTCTTCTTATGTTCAGAGG GGTGATCAAGCATCCATAATTGGAGGCGCCATTAATTTTGTGAAGGAGCTTGAACAACTCTTGCAAACAATGGAAGTTCACAAGAACACCAAGCTACAGAAACCTAATGGTCATCTCAACGGCGGCTTTTCTTCACCGTTTTCCGATTTCTTCACATTTCCACAGTATTCGACACGAACTCCGGCCACCGGGGAGGAGTCATTGGCTTCAGTGGGTGATCAAAATCAATGGGCGGTGGCGGATATAGAAGTGACAATGATGGAAAGCCATGCTAACCTTAAAATACTTTCAAAGAAAAGAGCTAGACAGCTCTTGAAGATTGTCGCAGGTTTGCAAGGTCTAAGATTAAGTGTTCTTCACCTAAATGTCACCACTGTTGATTCAATGGTTCTCTATTCAGTTAGTGTTAAG ATTGAAGAAGGGTGCCATCTTAATACTGTGGATGATATTGCAGCTGCTGTTAATCAAATGCTACATAGAGTTTATGAAGAGGAAGCTGGTTTTAGCTAG